In Cottoperca gobio chromosome 1, fCotGob3.1, whole genome shotgun sequence, a genomic segment contains:
- the rfc1 gene encoding replication factor C subunit 1 gives MDIRRFFPPTSAKPAVQKPSPNGNVKTEEKKKKKKKHPLSSDEEVKEKQTAKVKNSKPEEKRKDGEKKRKKNSVIESDSEDEKPVRKSKNSPKEKQKTSKTETPPKKDPVQYVSETDSDSDNFQSLKKVSNPKQNGTAKPTKSDAGSARPGAIEGLKSPVRPSSRQGKTAVKTPVLPVTPKSALPPPPKHTPTSVFDYFGSAAVQRSDKKLVASTKRKAPTQDADDLSDEQIAKQLQMDEDMEMEKQVHDDEEFARTLAMLDEEPQAKKARKGSDEKPASTAFSKKSSTDSAAGSPSKTNRRGSMSEDVISPTPKKNPGSIKASSKLAMMKKEEEERDQRPKSKTLISPTKIKISPKKEPIASSSSDKKFTPKSGTTPTAVKTSPKKPEMSKSYQSTSTSPDDADKKKNSAAFRNFLNRDGPRALGSKEIPQGAENCLEGCVFVLTGVMESMERDAAKSLIERYGGKVTGNISKKTTYLVQGRDSGVSKLEKAESLGTKILDEDCLLDLIRTKPGKKSKYEIAAEAESKASKTRTPPSKTLKSTPKAQKISPSKGNSRSPQTPSPSKTGLARGHSAKSRYTGTPPGRGSAHTARRELGLSSSSSAPGASSPSATGEDASLLWVDKYRPLSLKTVIGQQGDQSCANKLLRWLKNWHKHHSGGSSKPAAARFGKFGGAKDDGSGYKAALLSGPPGVGKTTTAALVCEELGISYVEMNASCTRSKNNLKEVVAESLNNTSIESFYKGTSQKVSSKHVLIMDEVDGMAGNEDRGGIQEMINLIRNSKIPIICMCNDRNHMKIRSLANYCFDLRFQRPRVEQIKGAMMSLAFKEGIKIPPPALNEIILASNQDVRQVIHNLSMWSARDKVMTYDKCKSDAASARKDLKMGPFDVCRKVFSSNDDTAQMSLIDKSDLFFHDYSLAPLFVQENYLHVRPKAAGGDMKSHLMLLSKTADSISDGDLVDRRIRSGQNWSLLPTQAIYASVLPGELMKGYMSQFPTFPSWLGKNSSTSKHSRIVQELASHMGLKTMSSRQAVNLDYLYYLRQALLSPLQRHGAEGAAEAVKLLDNYQLIKEDVDSIMEISVWGGQSDPYSKLDPKVKAAFTRAYNKEVHLTPYSLQVVKKGRGGGGGGGGGEEELGGVDNEVQESEDEGLKTDAMIKQKKAKATKESKKEDSGKGKGKGKGKGKAKK, from the exons GACATCAGGCGGTTCTTTCCACCAACTTCAGCCAAGCCTGCGGTGCAGAAACCGTCTCCAAATGGAAACGTCAaaacagaggagaagaagaagaagaagaagaagcatccTCTCTCTTCAGACgaggaagtgaaagagaaacagacCGCCAAG GTGAAAAACTCCAAACCAGAGGAGAAACGCAAGGATGGTGAGAAAAAACGAAAGAAGAATTCAGTCATAGAATCAG ACTCCGAGGATGAGAAACCAGTGAGGAAGTCAAAGAACTCCcccaaagagaaacagaagacaAGCAAAACAGAGACACCTCCCAAAAAAGATCCTGTGCAATATGTCTCTGAAACAG ACTCCGACAGCGACAACTTTCAGTCCTTGAAGAAGGTCTCCAACCCCAAGCAGAATGGCACAGCCAAACCGACAAAATCAGATGCAGGCAGCGCTCGTCCAGGAGCCATAGAGGGGCTGAAGTCTCCTGTCAGGCCCTCCTCCAGACAGGGCAAAACTGCAGTAAAGACTCCTGTTTTGCCAGTCACCCCTAAGTCAGCCCTGCCTCCTCCGCCCAAACATACCCCCACCTCAGTATTCGACTACTTCGGCAGTGCAGCTGTTCAGCGTTCAGATAAGAAGCTCGTAGCCAGCACCAAACGAAAGGCC CCAACTCAGGACGCAGATGATCTGAGTGATGAGCAAATTGCCAAACAGCTGCAGATGGACGAGGACATGGAG ATGGAGAAGCAGGTCCACGATGACGAGGAGTTTGCCAGAACTCTAGCCATGCTGGACGAGGAGCCTCAAGCAAAGAAG GCTCGTAAAGGCTCTGATGAAAAACCAGCCTCCACCGCATTTTCCAAAAAGAGCAGTACAGACTCTGCTGCTGGCAGCCCGTCAAAGACCAACCGAAGAGGCAGCATGTCGGAGGATGTGATAAGTCCGACTCCTAAGAAGAACCCCGGTTCCATCAAAGCCAGCTCGAAACTGGCCATgatgaagaaagaggaagaagagagggaccAAAGGCCAAAGAGCAAAACGCTAATTTCGccgacaaaaataaaaatctctccCAAAAAGGAGCCCATCGCTTCGTCGAGCTCAGACAAGAAGTTCACTCCCAAATCAGGAACCACGCCCACCGCAGTTAAAACTTCCCCAAAGAAACCAGAGATGAGCAAG TCTTATCAGAGCACAAGTACGAGTCCTGACGACgcagacaagaagaagaactctGCAGCGTTCAGGAACTTCCTCAACAGAGATGGACCACGAGCTCTGGGCTCCAAGGAGATCCCACAG GGTGCAGAGAACTGTTTGGagggctgtgtgtttgtgctgacgGGGGTCATGGAGTCCATGGAGAGGGATGCCGCCAAGTCCCTCATCGAGCGCTACGGAGGCAAAGTGACGGGCAACATCAGCAAGAAGACCACCTACCTGGTGCAGGGCCGAGACAGCGGCGTCTCGAAGCTGGAGAAG GCGGAGAGTCTTGGTACCAAGATCCTGGATGAGGATTGTCTGTTGGATCTGATCAGAACCAAACCAGGAAAGAAGTCCAAGTACGAGATCGCTGCAGAAGCTGAG agcaaAGCCTCAAAGACCAGGACTCCCCCCAGCAAGACATTGAAGAGCACGCCCAAAGCCCAGAAGATCTCTCCTTCCAAGGGTAATTCCAGGTCCCCTCAGACCCCGAGCCCGTCAAAGACCGGCCTGGCACGAGGCCACAGTGCCAAGTCCAGATATACCGGCACTCCACCTGGAAGAGGCTCAGCTCACACAGCCCGGAGGGAGCTGggcctttcctcttcctcttcagccCCAGGAGCCTCCTCCCCATCAGCGACAGGGGAGGATGCCAGTCTGCTGTGGGTGGACAAGTACCGCCCGCTCTCTCTGAAGACTGTGATTGGCCAACAGGGAGATCAGAGCTGCGCCAATAAGCTGCTCCGCTGGCTGAAGAACTGGCACAAACACCACAGCGGCGGCTCTTCCAAGCCAGCAG CTGCGAGGTTCGGTAAGTTTGGAGGAGCGAAAGATGACGGATCAGGATACaaagctgctctgctctctggaCCTCCGGGCGTGGGCAAGACCACCACAGCTGCCCTGGTCTGTGAG GAGTTGGGCATCAGCTACGTGGAGATGAACGCCAGCTGTACTCGCAGCAAAAACAATCTGAAGGAAGTCGTCGCAGAGTCACTTAACAACACCAGCATCGAGAGCTTCTACAAAG gcaCGTCTCAGAAAGTGAGCAGTAAACACGTGCTGATCATGGATGAGGTTGATGGCATGGCTGGCAACGAGGACCGTGGAGGAAtccag GAGATGATCAACCTGATCAGAAATTCAAAGATTCCCATCATCTGCATGTGCAACGATCGTAACCACATGAAGATCAGGTCCCTGGCCAACTACTGCTTCGATCTGCGCTTCCAGAGGCCACGAGTGGAACAGATCAAG gGAGCCATGATGTCCCTCGCTTTCAAGGAGGGAATCAAGATCCCACCTCCAGCTCTTAATGAAATTATCCTAGCCTCCAATCAGGATGTCCGACAG GTGATCCACAATCTCAGCATGTGGTCGGCCAGAGACAAGGTGATGACGTATGATAAGTGCAAGTCTGATGCAGCCAGCGCCCGCAAGGACTTAAAAATGGGGCCGTTTGATGTTTGTAGGAAAGTGTTTTCCTCCAATGACGACACTGCCCAAATGAGCCTCATCGacaaatctgaccttttctTCCACGACTACTCGCTAGCGCCGCTCTTTGTCCAAGAGAACTACCTGCATGTTCGGCCAAAGGCTGCCGG TGGTGACATGAAGTCCCACCTGATGTTGCTCAGCAAGACGGCTGACTCCATCTCTGACGGAGACCTGGTGGACAGACGGATCCGCTCTGGCCAAAACTGGTCACTGCTTCCCACCcag GCCATCTATGCCAGCGTGTTACCAGGCGAGCTCATGAAAGGCTACATGAGTCAGTTCCCCACCTTCCCCAGCTGGCTCGGCAAGAACTCCTCCACCAGTAAACATTCCCGCATCGTCCAGGAGCTGGCCTCACACATGGGTTTAAA GACGATGAGCAGCAGACAGGCGGTGAACCTGGACTACCTGTACTACCTGCGGCAGGCGCTGCTCAGCCCACTTCAGAGGCACGGGGCGGAGGGCGCCGCTGAAGCTGTGAAGCTGCTGGACAACTACCAGCTCATCAAAGAGGACGTGGACAGCATCATGGAGATCAGCGTCTGGGGCGGACAATCAGACCCCTACTCTAAACTGGACCCTAAG GTGAAGGCAGCGTTCACACGGGCCTACAACAAAGAAGTTCACCTGACGCCGTACTCTCTGCAAGTAGTCAAGAAGGGccgtggtggtggaggaggtggcgGCGGGGGGGAGGAAGAGTTGGGAGGAGTGGACAATGAAGTGCAGGAGTCTGAGGACGAGGGCCTCAAAACCGACGCCATGATCAAA CAGAAGAAGGCCAAAGCCACCAAGGAGTCAAAGAAGGAAGATTCTGGGAAGGGCAAGGGTAAAGGCAAGGGCAAAGGCAAGGCCAAGAAATGA